The Engystomops pustulosus chromosome 7, aEngPut4.maternal, whole genome shotgun sequence DNA window AGGGGGCGCTATATTAATTgttctgtatatgatatatacgtAGAAATTAATCAGTGGGTGCTATATATAATCAGTTTTGGGGAATTcagcatatataatacagggagtGCTTTTAGAagtattgttatccaggtgacattgtaCTGTGAGTGTGGAACTTTTGGGGCGTAGTGTGGAGTTTTGTCCTCCTGATCATTATAACCTGTACGAAATGCCACTTCTTCCTTTGTCACTGACTAATTGTTATCAATTGTTATTAAAATTGTCAGGGTTTTTGgatcaggttgcagaagctttttaaccccttaacgctctgcgccgtagctctacggcgcagaggtataaggagtgtatgaagagggctcacgggctgagtcctcttcatacaaaggtgggggtttttgcattttgcagaaaacccccaccgctaataaccgcggtcagtgcttgcaccgatcgcggctattaaccatgtcatTGCCGACGGCGTTTAAAAAAAAGGTGGCGCGCGGGGGGCCGCCATCTTTATtgtgatcgccgctcccccgatcgtcatcggggggcggggatcggttgccatggtagccttgggtcttcttttgacacgaggctacatggcttctgcatatttgttacaatgagccagtggctcattgtaatgaatgtgctgcaaaaatgtcatatattgaaatacagaagtattgcagtatatggtaggagcgatctgaccatctagggttaatgtacactagatggtctaaaaaatagtgaaaaaaaagaaagaaaaaaaaagtttaaaaaataaaaaaagttaataaaatataaaaaattcaaatcacccccctttccctagaacggatataaaacataataaacagtaaaaatcacaaacatattaggtatcggcgcgtcccaaaatgcccgatctatcaaaatataaaaactgttacggccggtggtgacctccgaggcgagaaatggcgcccaaatgtccgaaatgcgacttttacacctttttacatcacataaaaaatgaaattaaaaatgatcataatgtcgcacagtcctcaaaatggtagcaatgaaaacgtcgcctcatttcgcaaaaaatgacacctcacacatctccgtgcgccaaagtatgaaaaagttattagcgtcagaagatggcaaaattttttttttcttttttgtacacattcgtttaatttttgaaaatgtattaaaacacaataaaacctatataaatttggtcgaaaaaactgagcccacaagaacgtgacgcatgtgcgggtttttttcagtttttccacatttggaattttttttcagcttcgcagtacacggcatgttaaaataaataacatcacgggaaagtaaaatttgttacgcacaaaataatcctcacacaggtctgtacacgtaaaaatgaaaaagttatggatttttgaagttggagagcgagacaTGAGCGGAAaaatcctgcgtccttaaggggttaaggatttgTCTATATATTCAGTGAGCCACTCATAACCAGAATcagatatatatctatatatcaataTTTCTATATATCCATTTGTTTGAAAAGCTTGCACAACAAACAAGTCTTTAAAGTTGAAAAATGGTGGTTTTAATCCCTAGGGAACAACGTTTTGGCTCTTACAAACCCCGAGCCTTTTCAACTTTAAAGAATGGTTTGTTGTGCGGCCTTTTCAAACAAATATTTGGAAGAATCTTCCTTTTTTTTGCCTGGATTCAATTGTGGCTTTGCACATATTaattgcttactgattttgctgcGCCGCTTTAAATTTCTTTGAGACTATCCATCTATACGCACACACACACGTTTATGTTCTCATTATATTGATAAAAACCACACTGCACAAAGTTTTCATTttaaaagaaactttttttttttattatttagaaaTGCAGTTATATACATAGAACAATTAAAATTAAATTACTTTgtacaaatattaaaatattatcttCAGCCCCACAGCAATGTCCAGGGTGACAGTCAGAGCATAGGGAATAAAGCTGTGATTTATTATGTATCATTCTGGCACCAGAGGGGTTCACACGCCCTGTACACCTGCATGCATGAAGACATATACAGAGAGTAGACTACGCCATCCTTGTGGTCATCTCCCTGCGTCTCTCATGTGATGCCCAGGGCTGTAACCTTATTTCTAAGCTCTCTAGTGGGTAGAAACTCAATCACCTGATATATGAGGGGGAAGTGTTCACCACCCCCAACGTAAGAGAACAAAATGTAGACCCCCACAAATTAAAGCAAAGCCTTGGTTACatctgcagaggagtctatggaaaGTATTTACAAGTTGCTGAATGTCAGTGCAGGTCACAGAGCCCGGCACATGTAATCCTTCCGGATATATTGCACATCAGATTGCGGGAAAGtcacataaaaaatagaaaagtgGATCTGGCACAAGAAGAAGGAACAACCCGTCATCTACATGCAGTACAGAAAGCCAACAGAGACCGGTCATATCATCCAGGAAACGTGGCAACATGAGGCGTCATCGGGGGGTAGTGTAAACAGATTAGGCAGTAGGGTCCATATTTGTCTAAGGAGGAGCTTAATATCTACTGAACACAGAATTTGGTGGACCAAACAACTCAACCCAAAAGGCAGATGTAAAGGATCAGGTTTTTGGATCTCCATTTCCCTTGGTAAGATAAGATAAGTAAGCTGCTGCCATAATAGTCCAGCAGCTAGAAGCACGCAACAACGGTCGGTCTGTGAATCGTGGCTGAAACATGTGGACCGACCACAGTGCAGGTGATAGGTCTCCGTGCATCATAGTGATAAGATATGACTCGAGACCAGCTAAGAAGCCATCTGAGATGTGTGACCAGCTGTAGAGTACTACCGTCATTGCCAAGGGACACCTAATGTTACAATATTGCAGGCGCAGAAGAGCCGAATATTTTTGGGAATCCTTTTCGCTCTTCAATCCACCTACATTTGATCATGGAACCTCCAGACCCTGCAAAATGGACATTATATGTGGCTATATAGATATATTTAGGGTGTTCTTCATGCTTCTGCTTTTATACAGATTTTAGTTTCTGTATGAATTGGActtccaaaatataaaatagaATATTTCATCAGAGACTAAGCTTCCCCTTACAGCGAGCGATCAGACACTATCCTCGGGATAGGGAATCacttgtgactgtggtcatcctcTTTAACCTACCCAATGTGCCCTACATGTCTCCAACTTTGTTCCTCTGGAATGATGGGTGTGTATTCAGACGTACTACTGCAGCTCATAAACATGGCTTCCACTGTATAGATTAGAGGTTTCTTTTACAAGTCTAGGACTGGGAAGTGATTCAGTTTTCAACAAAAATTTTAAAGAAATGAGTGGCCCCATGGCCTAAACCTATAAGAATCCCCCACAGTGTGGTCTCCGAACAGTCCATTTTATATGTGTGAcctaaaggtttaaaaaaaaaaaggaggcccCAAaagcatacaaacacacacacgtaAAACAAACACACTAACATATGCACACCCACCTACACAGGCTCGTTGTGTAAGCACATCAGGGACATTAGTCTATGTAGTAAATGATACTCGTGCAAGACTCCCACGTCCTGCTCCTCTCACCAGTTCCTATATCTCGTTCACCTCGATACATATTCTGACTGCCTCCATGAACAGGACAGGGAAATTGTGTACTTAAAGCATAAACCTTCCCACCCACCTCTGTACGGCCCCATTAATGCTCCGTCACGTCCTACCTGACCTCATCCCTTTTCCATATTGGCCGTTCCTTTATAACACATTAGCGCAGGGGCCGCCGTGTTACCGATTTCATGCACCATGGCTACAGCGCTGAGGGCTAAATGTACCCAGTGTGTATCCAAGCCTCAGTCATTGCTCGTTTAAAGGGGAAGTATATGTCAGGCaataatatacagggggtatcAGGCATGCACCAACATGCTATTAATTATATTATTTAAAATAAACACCCTCTATACCTCCAGCTTTGTGGAGTTTAGACGGAATTTGCCCTACCAGGGCCTAAACATCAGACCCAATTTCCTCTCCAATATAATTGCATTGTTGACTGAATATCTCAATGAAAGGAAGGAGTTGATGCAATCTCTAATATCTAAAAAACTTCTTATAAAATGAGATAGTTTCAGATACTTCCCCTTTAACATCATGGCTGCATGTCAGCTTTGCCCACGCAAAGGCCACATTCTGCCTGTGACTATTGTTGCATTGATGCTGCAGGATTTGTAAGGTGTGAATTGGATgcgagctgtgtgtgtgttcgAGTCAGGATTTGCACATtagggaaaaaataataataatttttgttccGTATCACTTTGAATTTGttatttgcaacaaaaaaaagatatgtaTGATTTGAGAGCAAGTTTAAGATTGCACAGCTTTACGGCAGAAAAGGTTGACTCTATAAGATCCCTAGTAGAGATCCATATAAGATCCATTGTATAGATTGTATAAAACTATTAGAATCAAAACACAAACTCACAAGGTGAATGGTAAACTACATGAGCATATAGGGGCCTCTCGGATAGATGAGGAGGGTCCACGTCCTGTGTCGCTATGGACAAGAACATCCATATTGCACAGGACTATCTGCAGGTTCCATTAGTAGCCACAGCCTGAGACAAAGGTCCTTTATAAGGGACCCTATATATACGCTGTAAATAGGAGTATATGCCTTACAAAAGCCGAGTGTACGCGCTGCATGTGCCAAAACCATTGGGAAGGCCTATCATTTGTAGGGATAAGTGCCAGGTAATGCAATAAGATCCAGCCCCCATCCTAGGGCCATTCCTATATTTGTATATAGCCTATAGTATTACACATAAATATGAAATATAATTGTACACCTCTGCAAGCAACACTCAGACCATTTGCTCCCAGTGCTCTGCAGTAAGGGAACAAGATGTCTGCACTCAACAAGattgggggggaggaggggggaggcacaAATTGTCAGCTCCAGAGCTCCTGTCATACAGGAAAGGGAAGAGCAGGAGGACCGTACGGATCCTGCATGGTCCAGTCAGACGTCACAGGTATTCAAGCTTCTTTCAGCAGAGGGatatctggagagaaaaaaaaaatatggtcaaaacaacataaaaaacatGAGTACTAGAAAGTAAGAAAGGATCGTCACTATAGACCACATCTAGAGTCCGATGGGTTTTCCCGGCTCAGTGATTTATGGCAATATACAATATAAAGCTCAATAAACGTGGATACCGATAAACAAGAGCAAATATAAAACTCAAGATCAATTAACAAAGCCCgaaatataatacaggcagtccccgggttacgcacaagatagggtccggaggtttgttcttaagttgattttgtatgtaagtcgaaactgtatattttataattgtaaatccagacattttttttgccccagtgacaattgggagtttcaaaatttttttctgtaatgggaccagagattatcaataaagcttcattacagacaccttacagctgatcattgcagtctgggactataggaatagcatccagagacttcaccagaggtcacaggggtctgtctgtaactatgggttgtctgtccttaagtaggggaccgcttgtaattAAAACTAGGCTCCTTGTAGCGACCAGTAGGGGGAGCTTATTGGATAACATAACACTGCAAACAGAACAAAGGGGGAAATTCATGATACACTGGTGCTCCATGTCTCGCGGTGTAATGAAGACCTCCTCATTTATTCAGTGGGCGGCTTGCACTGGAATTGCGACAAAACATGCAAACGTACAGTTATGAACCTTCACAGGCTACAGCGCAGGAATGCCCCGCGTCAGCACCGCCCCATTCATATCCCTCTACACCCAGTTACTAGTAATTCACTATAATCTGCAATCAATTCAGGGAGTATACACCAATGATGAGTAAAATAACAATATTTTATTGGATATGTATTAAAAGTTATACATAAGTGAGGAGCTCTGAGGGAAGCCTAGAAATAAAGTGCAAGGGCAATAGTATAGGACGTGAACAGATAAgcataagggtgcattcacactaaAGTACGCCCGCCCAGCAACACGGCAGGCAAGCTGAAGAGCGCTGCTCACTcctgccctctccatagaaaacaatgCCGCACTTGTGCTCATCGTTCCAAGCTCGGGCACCATAAACGcctaggggggggacatatatCCAGCCACAAAATATGTCcctcatacattcgtgtgaatacaACCCAAATGTATACCTATAAATGGGGAGCatagcccagcacactccccaAAACCAGTTTCGGTCGCCTGACCTTGGTCAAGGGTGTAAAGGAGGGTGCTGGGCTGTGCTCTTACCGATTTCCTCACTTCTATCTcgggtatataccgtatatactcgagtataagccgacccgagtataagccaaaacccTTAATTTCAAcagaaaaactgggaaaacctattgactcgagtataagccgagggtgggaaatgcattggttacggcctcccagtatatagtcgcccagcccctgtagcatacagcctgcccagcccctgtagcatacagcctgcccagcccctgtagcatacagcctgcccagcccctgtagtaggaaaaaaaataacactgtactcatctttccgacgtcccccataggtcctcttctgtctcagacagaagaggacctacaggtgatgtcagagaggtgagttttgactttatttttttagttgattcgagtataagccgagttagggtttttgagcacaaattttgtgttgaaaaactaggcttatactcgagtatataaggtacttatcCTTTTGAGGGAAGTGCAACAGAATATGGTAAGCAGAGTCCCTCACTATATTACTGCATATGTGTTTATGATATATTTGCACACTACCAAGTATCCCAATGTTTCTAGTATTTTTACATTGGAATAACTTATAAAGCATATCCAATAAAGAACGGTGTATTTTTAAAACCATATAATTGGCGTTTAATCTATTTGTTTTGTTTCCAGTATCACGGTATACAATGTGCTCCCCCTACTGGTCACTGCATTCAAATGGATTTCTTCTATCCTTTGTATATGGAAGCAGGCACCGTTATAACGTGGTCATCAGTGATACAGCAGCTCTCACTGAAGTGGTAGCATTACAATAAAAGTTTACTCTTTTGTTCAGATCATTGGAAATCTGGACAATTATTATCACACAATCACAACTATAGAGCTATACAAGTGACCCTCAGCACAGTCCTTCCCCTCTTTATAAGGAGTGCCATGCTATCACTGCAGAGCATGGAGGGCAGATAgcagacagctctgttacatctgaAGCTAGATGTGCTTTCCTCCGTGAAGCATTAACAGGGGAGGAACCATATCTATGTTaaaaggggtcttcccatttgagcaaaaaaaaaaaacaaaaaaacaaaaaaaaaaaacttattattgtttgtacaatgaaaagTTTCAGCTATACTTTCTGTATACATTCCTCatagttctctagatctctgcttgctgtcattctatagaaagcttctatgtttgcttccagtggacagaaatctgaccatggtcacacaggtgcatggctcgtagagagtaatcagagccgtgtgatataacgagccgtgcacctgtgtgaccatggtcagatttctgtccactggaagcaaacatagaagctttctatagaatgaaagcaagcagagatctagagaactgtgaggaattgatacataaagtatattggaaaaaatgtataattttccaTCATACTATAACATGAATTTGATGAAATGAGAATCACCTATAAGCTGCTCTCACTATCATTATATGGTGCCATTATCCGGTCTTTGGACTCTGCCTAAAGATACAGATTTTATTGCAACTCAGTGGCTATTCCTCCGCAAAAACCTATAAAATTGGTAAATCTATTTTGGCATGGGGTTATCACACAGATAATGAAGGTAGATATGGATGACACTTTATTCCTTGGCTCCTTATACTTCATAAGAAGGAACAAAGGAAAGATCGGACATACAAGGAGTATGACAGGTTCTACATGATTTTATTGGTGGCAATGAAAATTATTCTGGTAGTAACGTTATGCTTTAGGATCATCATTTGGGTTGTGAGAAGTTAggttttttaaaagtaaaatggGATGACATAAAATGagaaaagtttaaagggaacctgtcgccaggagACCCatatttagcactcccccagtccccacagagcatagtacatacactgccaaagtgttttttgtattaaaaattggttttacagaaaaaaagctatgttatattgtacctttgattagcatctgctgtgtgactaggcagttgccttttaggaggggctggaaaggagaagtttcccccccacccttggggaacagcttctccatgtgaccttttcaaatatatgaaaacacccactgggcttagcgacgccccctgctcctctacagccaatcccgtgtgaggggagttattcatatatttgaaaaggtcacatgtttcccaagggggggctgctcctttccagcccctcccaattggcaactgcctagtcacacagcagatgctaatcaaaggtacaatataacatatcttgtaaaaccaatttttttatacaaaaacactttggcagtgtatgtactatgctctgtggggactgggggagtgctaaaaatgggtctcctggtgacaggttccctttaagcaatgggAAGTCTGGGGCGCTACTATAGCAAACTCCCAGATGTATCAGTAATGTAGAGGCTCTGATGCTTCATACAGACGCAGATCATTGTACAGGTATAAGGGGTACGACTACAGACTAATTGCCCCATGATCTCTCACCACAACTACTCACCATCTGTGTACTCTTCAGAGGAAAGCGACAGGAGACTCTGCACATCGCTGCCTTCTGATCCCGCCGCTTCGCGTCCTAATGTCCTGCTCTCTGCCCCCGAGGCCCACTGTGAGGACGCCTGGTGGACCAGCACAGTCTCTGAGCGCTGGGCGCTGCCTGCTGAGTATTGTGAAGTATTTGCCAAGGATTGGCCTGTGACATGACTAGCACCCATAGACTGTCCCCTGGTGTCAGAGCGAGACACCTCCTGCTGTATATCCTGCTCTTCTCCTGCGCCTTCGGATAACACTATCTGGAcacgagagctggcggaagggaTACAGTTTCCAGCACTGCCGTATACTGCTTCTTCATAAGAAGGAAGGGCAACTTGTACACCATCAACCATGATTGATACTTGTTCCCCAGGCACACACGCTTCACGTCTGTAAGACAAGACATTCAGCCATTAATATTTTtctgttaaacaaaaaaaaatcaacatgtgtaaccagagcccctcagtgctgcagactcataggctgttacaatgagtagaacaggtctcccctcctccctctgcctgtgtaatctagcagcagcaggaggaggaggaaatggaggggaggggagacctactccgcccattgtaacagcctgtgaagctacaggactGAGGGGCTCTGCAAACAGCCAGGTCCATTAGcatagttaattttagaaggaaggaggccatgaataacagatGCAAGAAGGTTACCATAGtcacggcgcctggatctatgattaaatgtctctggtttatcaagatggattttgaaTGTAGATTtccgttataaaaaaa harbors:
- the SUSD6 gene encoding sushi domain-containing protein 6, whose amino-acid sequence is MWSKIPGSYQWCEVWSSRRSGLLVLLLSCLPYSFSSVCPPPPEPQDGGFICHPPHCEKPFTSGSVIEYFCAEGYMLKGDYKFLTCKNGEWSPPMGVSCRLSQETNRNTSLGVPTLSIVASTASSVALILLLIVLFVLLQPKIKSFHHSRREACVPGEQVSIMVDGVQVALPSYEEAVYGSAGNCIPSASSRVQIVLSEGAGEEQDIQQEVSRSDTRGQSMGASHVTGQSLANTSQYSAGSAQRSETVLVHQASSQWASGAESRTLGREAAGSEGSDVQSLLSLSSEEYTDDIPLLKEA